A region from the Riemerella anatipestifer genome encodes:
- a CDS encoding 3-oxoacid CoA-transferase subunit B: MALTKEQIAQRIAKEIKNNSYVNLGIGIPTLVANYIPEGINVVLQSENGLLGMGPFPEEGKEDADLINAGKQTITTLPGSVVFDSAMSFGMIRAQKVDLTILGAMEVSENGDIANWKIPGKMVKGMGGAMDLVASAKNIIVAMQQVNKHGESKLLQNCSLPLTGVKCIKKVVTELGVYEIVPEGGFKLLEKAPNVSLDDIKKATAGKLIIEGEIPEIVLD; the protein is encoded by the coding sequence ATGGCTTTAACAAAAGAACAAATAGCACAAAGAATTGCTAAAGAAATAAAAAATAATTCCTATGTTAATCTAGGCATAGGTATTCCTACCCTAGTTGCCAACTACATTCCAGAGGGCATAAATGTGGTACTACAATCCGAGAATGGATTATTAGGAATGGGACCCTTTCCAGAGGAAGGCAAAGAGGATGCAGATTTAATAAACGCAGGTAAGCAAACCATTACTACTTTACCAGGTTCAGTAGTTTTTGACTCGGCGATGAGTTTCGGTATGATTAGAGCTCAAAAAGTAGATTTAACCATACTAGGTGCGATGGAAGTTTCCGAGAATGGAGACATCGCTAACTGGAAAATACCGGGTAAAATGGTAAAAGGTATGGGAGGAGCAATGGATTTAGTTGCTTCCGCAAAGAATATTATTGTAGCAATGCAGCAAGTGAATAAACACGGCGAGTCTAAACTCCTCCAAAACTGCAGCTTACCTCTTACAGGAGTTAAATGTATCAAAAAAGTAGTTACAGAGCTTGGCGTTTACGAAATAGTACCCGAAGGAGGCTTTAAATTATTAGAAAAAGCACCTAATGTAAGCCTAGACGATATTAAAAAAGCAACAGCAGGGAAACTCATTATAGAAGGAGAAATCCCAGAAATAGTTTTAGACTAA
- a CDS encoding CoA transferase subunit A encodes MIDKTVKNVQEACEGIKDGMTIMLGGFGLCGIPENSIAELVRKNVKKLTCISNNAGVDDFGLGLLLQKKQIKKMISSYVGENAEFERQLLSGELEVELIPQGTLATRCLAAGYGMPAFFTPAGVGTEVAEGKEVRNFNGKDYLLEYAFDADFAIVKAWKGDTAGNLIYRSTARNFNPPMAMAGKITIAEVEELVPAGTLDPDQIHTPGIYVHRIFQGENYEKRIEQRTVRKTNQD; translated from the coding sequence ATGATAGATAAAACTGTTAAAAATGTGCAAGAAGCCTGCGAAGGCATCAAAGACGGAATGACCATTATGCTTGGCGGATTTGGGCTGTGTGGCATCCCAGAAAATAGCATTGCCGAGCTAGTAAGAAAAAATGTAAAAAAACTTACTTGTATTTCTAATAACGCAGGTGTTGATGATTTTGGACTAGGACTTTTACTTCAAAAAAAGCAAATTAAAAAAATGATTTCTTCCTATGTGGGAGAAAATGCCGAATTTGAAAGGCAACTACTAAGCGGAGAGTTAGAAGTAGAGCTTATCCCACAAGGGACTCTAGCAACTAGATGTTTGGCTGCGGGGTATGGTATGCCTGCTTTTTTCACTCCAGCTGGCGTGGGAACAGAAGTTGCCGAAGGTAAGGAGGTCAGAAACTTTAATGGTAAAGATTATCTTTTAGAGTATGCCTTTGATGCTGATTTTGCCATCGTTAAAGCATGGAAAGGCGACACAGCTGGGAATTTAATCTATCGTTCTACCGCTAGAAACTTTAATCCACCAATGGCAATGGCAGGTAAAATTACGATTGCAGAAGTAGAAGAGCTTGTACCTGCAGGAACATTAGACCCTGACCAAATACATACTCCTGGAATTTATGTACACCGCATTTTCCAAGGAGAAAACTACGAGAAGAGAATAGAGCAAAGAACCGTAAGAAAAACCAATCAAGACTAA
- a CDS encoding acyl-CoA dehydrogenase family protein, producing the protein MSYYPLSSIPDYYMLDSLLTEEHKLVRNSVRQWIQSSVIPQIDNAAQTHKEIPNLMQQLGNIGALGAYIPKEYGGTGLDQISYGIIMQELERGDSAVRSAASVQSSLVMYPIFEFGTEEQKRKFLPLLGAGEITGAFGLTEPNHGSNPSDMETHIKDMGDYFLLNGAKMWITNAPTCDIAIVWAKDETNTIRGLIVERGMEGFTTPETLNKWSLRASRTGELVFQNVKIPKENLLPNVKGIKGPLSCLNSARYGISWGVIGAAIDCYCTAVQYAKERTQFGKPIGSFQLQQKKLAEFLTEITKAQLLSWRLGLLKNENKATPAQISMAKRNNVKMALDIARESRQILGAMGIMGDFPMMRHAANLESVITYEGTHDIHLLITGMDITGINAFS; encoded by the coding sequence ATGAGTTATTATCCACTTAGTAGTATCCCAGACTATTACATGCTAGATAGCCTTCTTACCGAAGAGCATAAATTGGTTAGAAATTCTGTGAGACAATGGATACAAAGTTCTGTAATTCCTCAGATAGATAACGCTGCACAAACACACAAAGAAATCCCAAACCTGATGCAACAATTGGGCAATATAGGAGCTCTAGGAGCCTATATCCCAAAAGAGTATGGAGGTACTGGGCTAGACCAAATTTCCTACGGCATCATTATGCAAGAGTTAGAAAGAGGAGATTCTGCGGTGCGTTCTGCGGCTTCGGTGCAATCATCATTGGTAATGTATCCTATTTTTGAATTTGGAACAGAAGAACAAAAAAGAAAATTCCTACCTTTACTCGGAGCGGGTGAAATCACAGGAGCTTTCGGACTTACCGAACCCAACCACGGTTCTAATCCGTCTGATATGGAAACTCACATTAAAGATATGGGCGATTATTTTCTGCTGAATGGAGCTAAAATGTGGATTACCAATGCTCCTACTTGCGACATCGCTATTGTTTGGGCTAAAGATGAAACCAATACCATTAGAGGGCTAATCGTAGAAAGAGGAATGGAAGGTTTCACTACTCCAGAAACACTCAATAAATGGAGTCTAAGAGCTTCTAGAACGGGAGAATTGGTGTTCCAAAATGTAAAAATCCCTAAAGAAAATCTCCTACCGAATGTAAAAGGAATTAAAGGTCCATTGTCCTGTCTTAACTCTGCTAGATATGGGATTTCTTGGGGCGTTATAGGTGCTGCTATAGATTGCTATTGCACCGCAGTACAATACGCCAAAGAGCGTACACAATTTGGGAAACCTATTGGTAGCTTTCAACTTCAACAAAAGAAATTAGCCGAGTTTCTCACAGAAATTACTAAAGCTCAACTTCTTTCATGGCGTTTAGGTCTGCTTAAAAATGAAAACAAAGCTACTCCAGCACAAATTTCTATGGCTAAAAGAAATAATGTAAAAATGGCATTAGACATTGCTAGGGAAAGCAGACAAATACTAGGTGCTATGGGGATTATGGGAGACTTCCCTATGATGCGACACGCTGCCAATCTAGAATCTGTAATTACTTACGAAGGCACTCACGATATTCATCTTTTAATAACAGGTATGGATATCACGGGTATTAATGCTTTCTCATAA
- a CDS encoding putative signal transducing protein — protein sequence MVKIFESGFLYEVEIMKSKLSSEGIESYIKNEYVNNVAVMPVNQNYILVVDESLADQAKEILDRVEE from the coding sequence ATGGTAAAAATATTTGAGTCAGGATTTCTATACGAAGTAGAGATTATGAAGTCTAAACTTTCGTCTGAAGGTATAGAAAGCTATATCAAAAATGAGTATGTTAATAATGTAGCTGTAATGCCTGTAAACCAAAACTATATTCTTGTAGTAGATGAAAGTTTGGCAGACCAAGCAAAAGAGATTTTGGATAGGGTAGAAGAGTAA
- a CDS encoding tyrosine-type recombinase/integrase yields the protein MQWNSSLYQTKVGEHREKNVIWISFPYQKELIDLLKEHTTARWSASQKSWYVPNNRHYRTLFSITEEPLVGKMVFSKIKAVNRSAFERFQEHLKLKGYSRNTLRTYAVEFAQLLYVLKDFPVDELSEERLRSYFLYCFENLKLSEAEINSRINAIKFYFEQVLHRKKMFFDIPRPKTKKQLPKSLNKKQILKIFEVTTNLKHRCMLQLCYGMGLRVSEIVNLKLEDICSETMRVRIENAKGKKDRMVPLPESILPELRAYYREYKPKKYLFEGQYGGMYSVRSVQSVFKTAMRKAGINKTVGIHGLRHSYATHLLEMGTDIRYIQEFLGHNNIKTTQIYTQVTSEHQRTIKSPLDSLK from the coding sequence ATGCAGTGGAATAGCTCCTTATACCAAACGAAAGTTGGAGAACATCGTGAGAAAAATGTGATATGGATTTCTTTTCCGTATCAGAAGGAGCTTATTGACCTTCTTAAAGAACATACCACTGCCCGTTGGTCGGCTAGTCAAAAAAGTTGGTATGTCCCTAACAATAGACATTACAGAACCCTTTTTAGTATTACAGAAGAGCCTTTGGTTGGCAAAATGGTATTTTCAAAAATAAAAGCGGTTAATCGCTCTGCTTTTGAGCGTTTTCAGGAGCATTTAAAACTAAAAGGATACAGTCGAAATACGCTTAGAACTTATGCCGTAGAGTTTGCCCAACTGCTTTATGTTCTAAAAGATTTTCCAGTAGATGAATTGTCCGAAGAACGCTTAAGGTCTTATTTTCTCTATTGTTTTGAGAATTTAAAACTTTCGGAGGCGGAAATAAACAGCCGTATCAATGCGATTAAATTTTACTTTGAGCAAGTCTTACATCGCAAAAAAATGTTTTTTGATATTCCTCGTCCTAAAACAAAAAAACAACTACCAAAGAGTTTAAATAAAAAACAAATTTTAAAAATATTTGAAGTAACCACCAACCTCAAACATAGATGTATGTTACAGCTTTGTTATGGTATGGGTTTGAGAGTGAGTGAGATTGTTAATTTAAAACTAGAGGATATATGTAGCGAAACTATGCGTGTGCGGATTGAGAATGCTAAGGGTAAAAAAGACCGTATGGTGCCTTTACCTGAAAGTATTTTGCCTGAACTTAGAGCCTACTATCGGGAATATAAACCTAAAAAGTATCTATTTGAAGGACAATATGGTGGTATGTATTCGGTAAGGTCGGTTCAGTCGGTTTTTAAGACTGCGATGAGAAAGGCAGGTATAAATAAGACAGTAGGCATACACGGTTTAAGGCATAGCTATGCTACTCATCTTTTGGAAATGGGGACAGATATAAGATATATACAAGAGTTTTTGGGACATAATAATATCAAGACTACTCAAATCTATACACAGGTTACTTCTGAACATCAGCGGACAATAAAAAGCCCATTGGATAGTTTAAAGTAA
- a CDS encoding undecaprenyl-diphosphate phosphatase: protein MNFLEAIIIAIIEGLTEYLPVSSTAHMIFTSSIFGIQEDEFVKMFQVSIQLGAILAVVFLYWKKFFNFQNFNFYIKLGFAVIPALVLGYLFDDMIDDVLGNPIPIAIVLVLGGVVLLFIDKVFKTPEIHTEKEISIKKAITIGFWQCLAMMPGTSRSAASIIGGMQQKLSREAAAEFSFFLAVPTMLAVTVYSIFVKKWEYLGVEQKGYEMLTHGDNLKLFLAGNLVAFVVAVIAIKFFIGVIKKYGFKPWGWYRIIVGIALLVYFTAVK, encoded by the coding sequence ATGAATTTTTTAGAAGCTATTATTATTGCCATTATTGAAGGTTTAACAGAATACTTACCTGTTTCCTCTACAGCACATATGATTTTCACAAGTTCTATATTCGGAATACAAGAAGACGAATTTGTTAAAATGTTTCAAGTATCGATACAGTTGGGGGCGATCCTTGCTGTAGTTTTTTTATATTGGAAAAAATTTTTCAATTTTCAGAATTTCAATTTTTATATCAAACTTGGTTTTGCCGTAATTCCAGCATTGGTTTTAGGCTATCTGTTTGATGATATGATTGACGATGTTTTAGGAAACCCTATTCCCATCGCCATAGTTTTAGTTTTAGGTGGCGTGGTTCTTCTATTTATTGACAAAGTGTTCAAAACTCCTGAAATACATACAGAAAAAGAAATCAGTATAAAAAAAGCTATTACCATCGGTTTTTGGCAATGTTTAGCTATGATGCCTGGTACTAGCCGAAGTGCAGCTTCCATTATTGGAGGTATGCAACAAAAACTATCTAGAGAAGCTGCTGCCGAGTTTTCTTTCTTTCTAGCTGTACCTACCATGCTTGCCGTTACGGTATATTCTATTTTTGTAAAAAAATGGGAATACTTAGGCGTAGAACAAAAAGGCTACGAAATGCTTACACACGGTGATAACCTAAAACTATTTTTAGCGGGTAATCTAGTGGCTTTTGTAGTTGCTGTGATAGCTATTAAATTTTTTATAGGAGTGATAAAAAAATACGGTTTTAAACCTTGGGGCTGGTATAGAATTATCGTAGGGATAGCATTGCTTGTCTATTTCACGGCCGTAAAATAA
- a CDS encoding DUF3098 domain-containing protein translates to MAEQNKTNENSFYFKKDNYKWMLIGLVCIVLGFILMMGSGANTTPDGKFDPNYWNEDIFSIRRIRIAPLLVITGFVIQVYAILKRK, encoded by the coding sequence ATGGCAGAACAAAATAAAACAAACGAAAATAGTTTTTATTTCAAAAAAGACAATTATAAGTGGATGCTTATAGGCTTGGTGTGTATCGTTTTAGGATTTATTCTTATGATGGGTTCTGGGGCTAACACAACACCTGATGGTAAATTTGACCCAAACTACTGGAATGAAGATATTTTTTCTATCAGAAGAATACGCATTGCTCCACTATTGGTAATTACAGGATTTGTGATACAAGTCTATGCTATTTTGAAAAGAAAATAA
- a CDS encoding cell division protein FtsX: MANTVDDFNKRRLRSSNITVVISIALVLFLVGLFGLILINAQKYSDYIKEQLVVNAFFSENYDAKDSLKIAKQEQEAIKTIQALPFVKKTTFISRQQASKEAKKSMGIDADALFEENIFPSSVEVSLKPDFVSPEEIQGVVKELEKVDGIVEVKNNSDLMIEVYNNLNRILTWILAFSLVFLILAIVLINNSIRLKIFSKRFIIKTMQLVGAKRRFILKPFIIEAVILGLIGAVIGLLALFGVWYYFTNQIGTPFVQDTNQYIQLVLAVFGVGVLITVLSTIFATWRFLRTNIDDLYYS; this comes from the coding sequence ATGGCTAATACAGTAGACGATTTTAACAAAAGAAGGCTGAGATCCAGCAATATCACGGTAGTTATTAGTATAGCATTAGTTTTGTTTTTGGTAGGGCTTTTTGGTCTTATTCTTATCAATGCTCAAAAATATTCAGACTATATTAAAGAACAACTTGTAGTAAACGCCTTTTTCTCCGAAAACTACGATGCTAAAGATTCTCTAAAAATAGCAAAACAAGAACAAGAAGCTATAAAGACCATACAAGCACTTCCGTTTGTTAAAAAAACTACTTTTATCTCAAGACAGCAAGCGTCTAAAGAGGCTAAAAAAAGTATGGGTATAGATGCTGATGCTCTTTTTGAAGAAAACATATTCCCGTCTTCAGTAGAGGTTTCTCTAAAGCCAGACTTCGTAAGCCCTGAAGAAATACAAGGCGTAGTTAAAGAATTAGAAAAAGTAGATGGCATTGTAGAAGTAAAAAACAATAGCGACCTAATGATTGAGGTTTACAACAACCTTAATAGAATACTCACTTGGATATTAGCATTTTCTTTAGTATTTTTAATTTTAGCGATTGTACTGATAAACAACTCCATTAGACTAAAAATATTCTCTAAAAGATTCATTATTAAAACCATGCAACTTGTGGGTGCTAAGCGACGTTTTATCCTTAAACCATTCATCATAGAAGCCGTTATTTTAGGACTCATTGGTGCTGTTATTGGGCTTTTAGCACTATTTGGAGTTTGGTATTATTTTACTAACCAAATAGGAACTCCGTTTGTACAAGATACTAATCAGTACATACAATTGGTTTTAGCTGTTTTTGGAGTGGGAGTTCTTATCACTGTTCTAAGTACTATTTTTGCAACTTGGAGGTTCCTTAGAACTAATATTGATGATTTATACTATTCTTAA
- the rsmA gene encoding 16S rRNA (adenine(1518)-N(6)/adenine(1519)-N(6))-dimethyltransferase RsmA, which translates to MTVKAKKHLGQHFLNDENIASKIVEALDTNAQDFVLEVGPGMGVLTKYLLNKSSEIFVAEIDVESIAYLKEHYPKLEEKHFVGDFLKANLTEIFNSEQVSVIGNFPYNISSQILFKIIDNYAQIPEMVGMFQKEVAERTSAEPRTKSYGILSVMVQAYYDVKYLFTVSENVFTPPPKVKSGVIRLTRNPKKGLEGNEILFKQIVKAGFNQRRKKLSNALKGLNIPEALLTHNFLTLRAEELSVEDFIIFTNEWQNALKSSAV; encoded by the coding sequence TTGACAGTAAAAGCTAAAAAACACCTCGGGCAACATTTTCTTAATGATGAAAATATAGCTTCTAAAATCGTAGAAGCCCTAGATACTAATGCTCAGGATTTCGTTTTAGAAGTAGGTCCAGGGATGGGTGTTTTAACCAAATATCTTCTTAATAAAAGTTCAGAAATATTTGTGGCAGAGATAGATGTTGAGTCTATTGCCTATCTTAAAGAACACTACCCAAAACTAGAAGAAAAACATTTTGTAGGTGATTTTTTAAAAGCTAATTTGACCGAAATTTTCAATTCGGAGCAGGTTTCTGTTATAGGGAATTTCCCATACAATATTTCATCACAGATTTTATTTAAAATAATAGATAATTACGCCCAAATACCAGAAATGGTGGGAATGTTCCAAAAAGAAGTCGCTGAAAGAACTTCCGCTGAACCTCGTACCAAAAGCTATGGAATTCTGTCGGTAATGGTTCAAGCGTATTACGATGTAAAGTATCTTTTTACCGTTAGCGAAAATGTTTTTACGCCACCACCTAAAGTGAAATCTGGAGTTATCAGGCTTACCAGAAATCCTAAAAAAGGTTTGGAAGGCAATGAGATTTTGTTTAAACAAATTGTAAAAGCAGGTTTTAATCAAAGACGAAAAAAATTAAGCAACGCTCTTAAAGGACTCAATATTCCTGAGGCTTTATTAACGCATAATTTCTTAACTTTGCGAGCGGAAGAACTTAGTGTAGAAGATTTTATCATCTTTACTAATGAGTGGCAAAATGCACTAAAATCGTCAGCCGTTTAA
- the mgtE gene encoding magnesium transporter: MTETVALRELIKNLIKEKNAKEVALMLSEMEAPDIASIFEDLEEEEQHFLYDLMSNEKSAEVLLEIDEDERKSFMKGLSSQEIADEIINEIDSDDAADIISELPEHQQTEIIQRLDDEEHAQSIVDLLRYDEDEAGGLMATEMVKVNQNLTIISAVKEMRKQAEDLDEVYSIYVVDDNDKLLGLLSLKKLLTTTSSTKVSEVYNPKIRSVMDTDTAEEVARFMQKYDLFEVPVVDARGNLVGRITIDDVIDFITEEAEKDYQLASGISLDVDSTDTIFSLTKARLPWLFIGMVGGLIGSQVLQGNQDALQKIPALMFFVPLIAATAGNIGVQASAIIVQGLANNTLGTDTIKTLIKEVSVSAASGFILSVIILSFNLLVNRHDMMVSIAISVSLLAVILVAAVIGTIVPILLNKNKIDPAIATGPFITTSNDILGVLIYFTIAKLMLHI, translated from the coding sequence TTGACTGAAACCGTTGCTCTTAGAGAACTGATAAAAAATCTCATCAAGGAGAAAAATGCCAAAGAGGTGGCTCTGATGCTTTCCGAAATGGAGGCACCAGACATTGCTTCTATATTTGAAGATTTGGAGGAGGAAGAACAGCATTTTCTCTATGATTTAATGAGCAATGAGAAATCTGCGGAAGTACTCTTAGAGATAGACGAAGATGAGCGAAAGAGCTTTATGAAAGGTCTCTCTTCACAAGAAATTGCCGATGAAATTATTAATGAGATAGATTCTGACGATGCGGCAGATATTATCTCTGAGCTTCCAGAACATCAGCAGACCGAAATTATCCAAAGGTTAGATGACGAGGAACACGCTCAAAGTATCGTAGACTTACTTAGATATGACGAAGACGAGGCTGGAGGTCTTATGGCAACGGAAATGGTAAAAGTTAACCAGAACTTAACCATTATTTCTGCGGTCAAAGAGATGAGAAAGCAAGCCGAGGATTTAGATGAGGTGTATTCTATCTATGTGGTAGATGATAATGATAAACTGCTAGGACTTTTAAGTTTAAAAAAACTACTTACAACCACTTCTTCTACTAAAGTTTCGGAGGTTTATAATCCTAAAATCCGTTCGGTGATGGATACGGATACGGCTGAGGAAGTAGCAAGATTTATGCAAAAGTACGACCTTTTTGAGGTTCCTGTGGTTGATGCTAGAGGTAACTTGGTAGGGCGTATTACGATAGATGATGTTATTGACTTTATAACCGAAGAAGCAGAAAAAGACTATCAGTTAGCATCGGGTATCTCCCTAGATGTGGACTCTACGGATACTATTTTTTCGCTTACAAAGGCACGGTTGCCTTGGCTTTTTATAGGTATGGTAGGTGGTTTAATAGGCTCGCAGGTATTACAAGGGAACCAAGATGCCCTACAAAAGATACCTGCTCTTATGTTTTTTGTGCCTCTAATAGCTGCAACGGCAGGTAATATTGGGGTGCAGGCATCAGCGATTATTGTGCAAGGTTTAGCTAATAATACTCTAGGAACAGATACTATTAAAACCTTGATAAAGGAAGTAAGTGTTTCCGCAGCATCTGGATTTATTTTATCAGTGATTATTCTTTCGTTTAATTTGCTTGTCAATAGGCACGATATGATGGTGTCTATTGCTATTTCGGTTTCGCTGTTGGCGGTTATTTTGGTGGCTGCTGTTATTGGGACTATAGTGCCTATTCTTCTTAATAAAAACAAAATAGACCCAGCAATAGCCACAGGTCCATTTATTACGACTTCTAACGATATTTTAGGGGTTTTGATTTACTTTACCATAGCAAAACTAATGTTGCATATTTAG
- a CDS encoding cysteine hydrolase family protein produces MKLREKNPALVLIDVQKAFLEEDYWGGNRNNKNAEEICGKILKKWRELNLPIFHIRHSSDNPKSKLHITNAGFEFSGYVTPNDSEPIITKNVNSAFIGTTLKEQIDSLNINTLVIVGITTNHCVSTTTRMSGNYGYETYLISDATATFDRVGINGEKYDSELIHQTTLANLNEEFATVWNSEKLFKEI; encoded by the coding sequence ATGAAATTAAGAGAAAAAAATCCTGCATTAGTTTTAATTGATGTTCAAAAGGCTTTTCTTGAAGAAGATTATTGGGGCGGAAATCGTAATAATAAAAATGCTGAAGAAATTTGTGGTAAAATTTTGAAAAAATGGAGAGAATTAAATTTACCAATCTTCCATATAAGGCATAGTTCAGATAATCCTAAATCAAAACTTCATATTACAAACGCAGGATTTGAATTTAGTGGGTATGTTACCCCAAATGATTCTGAACCTATCATTACTAAAAATGTAAATAGTGCATTTATTGGAACTACATTAAAAGAGCAAATTGATAGCTTAAATATTAACACATTGGTAATTGTTGGAATAACTACCAACCATTGCGTTTCTACAACAACTAGAATGTCTGGAAATTATGGTTATGAAACTTATCTTATTTCGGACGCGACAGCAACATTTGATAGGGTTGGAATTAATGGAGAAAAATACGATTCAGAGTTAATCCATCAAACAACGCTTGCAAATCTGAATGAGGAATTTGCAACTGTTTGGAATTCCGAAAAGTTATTTAAAGAGATTTAA
- a CDS encoding sialidase family protein: MAKKVLNFKLVLILIILVSCSRNDEITNESQLPEEVKDVIITSYSKNYAYSGEEVIIYGENFPIKEKCKILFDDVYSEILNVSKDSRQITIKVPNVARSIPTLKFIFENRNVVNNITNDYNKNIAVINKSIGNWTSTESAIFISDNDYIRGIQIKNNGKIYYNVSKRTYSSPDDGITWKVWYNSSFLSDFHATDNDEGFADSGFGLGKVPKGGSPLSLNIFFTTDSRTSEKFATVFVENDMRTGLLVTTNRNVYKTSDGENFVKVYNSGSTKIDIQRAPFKLDYQNIWTIGYDQAIETGLIFYCNGNNENWHSYLFTAYPKSMVNNIYFVNDRVGYCSLYTFDANPKVKMFKSLDGGASWNLISDIPNAQRNISMVFINESIGYVSSDNQIFLTKDGGNTWSLDFTADENIQKLGYSNNCVYALTNGKINRKFLK; encoded by the coding sequence ATGGCAAAAAAAGTTTTAAATTTTAAGTTAGTATTGATACTAATAATACTGGTGTCTTGTTCAAGAAATGACGAAATTACAAATGAATCACAATTACCAGAAGAGGTAAAGGATGTTATTATAACTTCTTATTCTAAGAACTATGCATATTCGGGGGAGGAAGTAATTATTTATGGAGAAAACTTTCCTATAAAAGAAAAGTGTAAAATATTATTTGATGATGTGTATTCTGAAATACTTAATGTAAGCAAAGACTCTAGACAAATTACTATTAAAGTTCCAAATGTTGCTAGGTCCATTCCAACATTAAAATTTATTTTTGAAAATCGAAATGTCGTCAATAACATTACAAATGATTATAACAAAAATATTGCTGTTATTAATAAGAGTATTGGAAACTGGACCTCTACAGAGTCTGCAATATTTATTTCTGATAATGATTATATTAGAGGGATACAGATAAAAAATAATGGAAAAATATATTATAATGTTTCAAAGAGAACTTACAGTTCACCTGACGATGGGATTACTTGGAAAGTATGGTATAACTCTAGTTTCTTAAGCGATTTTCATGCTACTGATAATGATGAAGGATTTGCGGATAGTGGTTTTGGTCTTGGTAAAGTCCCTAAGGGAGGAAGTCCCTTATCTTTAAATATTTTTTTTACTACAGATTCAAGAACATCTGAAAAATTCGCTACTGTATTTGTTGAAAATGATATGAGAACGGGCTTATTAGTTACGACAAATAGGAATGTTTATAAAACATCGGATGGTGAAAACTTTGTTAAAGTCTATAACTCAGGCTCTACAAAGATTGATATTCAGAGAGCTCCATTTAAATTAGATTATCAAAATATTTGGACAATTGGGTATGATCAGGCAATTGAAACAGGTCTAATTTTTTATTGTAACGGTAATAACGAAAATTGGCATAGTTACTTATTTACCGCTTATCCCAAAAGTATGGTAAACAATATTTATTTTGTTAATGATAGGGTAGGATACTGTTCACTTTATACTTTTGATGCTAATCCAAAGGTTAAAATGTTTAAATCATTAGATGGTGGAGCATCATGGAATCTAATTAGTGATATTCCAAATGCTCAAAGAAATATCTCTATGGTTTTCATAAATGAATCAATAGGTTATGTCTCATCAGATAATCAAATATTTCTTACTAAAGACGGAGGAAATACTTGGTCTTTAGATTTTACTGCAGATGAAAATATTCAAAAATTGGGATATTCAAATAATTGCGTTTATGCACTAACAAATGGTAAAATAAATAGAAAATTTTTAAAATAA
- a CDS encoding SIR2 family NAD-dependent protein deacylase, protein MKKRLVVLSGAGISAESGIKTFRDSNGLWENHRIEDVASPEGFERNPQLVLDFYNLRRRQLAEIKPNLAHSILAELEKYYEVIVITQNVDDLHERAGSSHIIHLHGELKKARPINSESEIINWETDLNLGDNNEKGVQLRPHIVWFGEAVPEMEKAINLATSADLFLVIGTSLQVYPAASLVHYIPQHCELFLIDPQIPEHYTKKATCFATSATEGMMKLKELLLAEF, encoded by the coding sequence ATGAAAAAAAGATTAGTAGTACTTTCTGGGGCGGGTATTTCTGCTGAAAGTGGCATTAAAACATTTAGAGATTCTAATGGGCTGTGGGAAAACCACCGTATAGAAGACGTGGCGAGCCCAGAAGGGTTTGAAAGAAATCCGCAATTGGTTTTAGATTTTTATAATCTTAGAAGAAGGCAATTAGCAGAGATTAAACCAAATTTGGCTCATAGCATTTTAGCAGAATTAGAAAAGTACTATGAGGTAATTGTTATTACTCAAAATGTAGATGATTTGCACGAAAGAGCCGGATCTTCTCATATTATTCACCTTCACGGAGAGCTTAAAAAGGCGAGACCTATAAACTCTGAAAGCGAGATTATAAATTGGGAAACCGACCTTAATCTAGGAGACAACAATGAAAAAGGCGTTCAACTTAGACCTCATATTGTATGGTTTGGTGAGGCTGTGCCTGAAATGGAAAAGGCTATAAACCTAGCAACTTCGGCAGATTTATTTTTAGTGATAGGTACTTCATTACAGGTTTATCCTGCGGCATCTTTGGTGCATTATATTCCACAACATTGTGAGTTGTTTCTCATTGACCCTCAAATTCCCGAGCATTATACAAAAAAGGCTACTTGCTTTGCTACTTCGGCAACGGAAGGTATGATGAAATTAAAAGAGCTACTTTTAGCTGAGTTTTAA